One window of the Ammospiza caudacuta isolate bAmmCau1 chromosome 9, bAmmCau1.pri, whole genome shotgun sequence genome contains the following:
- the MKI67 gene encoding proliferation marker protein Ki-67 produces the protein MPRYGTIVVIKRNGTDGIVFPLTSTSCLFGRKSECDIRMRLPWVSNEHCRIEVNENKEAVLTNLSSVNPTQLNGACFEQPVPLKHGDVLTIIDRSFRFEYPLQSTPKRKRSRSPKDETLQVLHVQQVAEVELLPKQPPGAKSLDASESKANAECEEKNANEKKQTPEKNLPEAFPVKLQTPKSSQRIHHVLKKQNEMSPFSKLYERVKNELKVEKPLHRRSSSRPATKGDPGSVLPEPSAPISSQSCPFDLGSLAKRKESGRMENIEKCVIVRREEENSPGFKQLSAGGRTPRKSFTRSPQGPTSKEVSGESSQGSLQDPKGLRTPGTSRGAAVTPRPSKEHHSSSLVLLEQCSIERFECPVQRAVCSPSSCSAAAAAPPRRSPRSAPVSPPRGSSGVSPGNPGAPGTPRRGSLKLKPLPEIPAAAPREDPACRAEDTQLPLPEEKSLKPRRNSKQQTPGKPAQEVLKEIWDQANLENSEVGHCETPASLSDSKSPRRSSRESKEFLDKSAHSEALAAEEMLASPAGQTPGRKRGRQRSSGGLAETALQANTALEQHNSGRKARGAPAELAMGRSHQNQGLEVTSATRPRRPSGRRSPGSAAELGDTEPGSETKTLGLLHGEDSGKTKRISQKRKSGEMLPQALGKRKRVSFGGHLSPELFDKSLPPNSPLKRGALPARRSLPHGNSPRAVLKKAQSLKHLIDQEEKKSPKNCPAQQPPGASPPVPAPRTPAGSPAPFRKGRVSISHTPTPFLIAEEKDAGTQGLDPEGKSGAQGRTPKSAAAAQDAKASGAATPASSARGAQLCLKGSARRSRGGAVAVISAKRRSGASSANLLVAKSWAEVVKLGVARPQPKTAKKTVRKGKALKRLNHPPKTPERKIKGHFSTGHAESPATIVVGRAYSTTVRSAGQVPKVVKNPKLKLNMDMDESFTGVPEMFQTPKTQGGRTLPLAAAQNADVTPPWAAGDISDLHTPEESGEMLVSPLNNSDASEQKQESPGIFHLLREESSPSMFDETATKTPEKRKAVHKDTVGSLAVTPAKPASLVKSASKRRTPKQKVEPLEVMSSKRKILRTPEQRSEPGEVLSGIKRLMKTPRQKSEPVEVLSGIKQLWKTPDQKLEPTEVLSGIKHLLKTPKQKLEPVVVLSGIKQLLKTPDQKLEPVEVLSGIRHLLKTPKQKMEPVEVLSGIKQLLKTPDEKLEPVEVLSGTKHLLKTPDQKLEPVEVLSGIRHLLKTPKQKLKPAEVLSGIKQLLKTPKQKLQPVEALSGIKHLMRTPKQKLEPVEVLPDIKHLLKTPKEKLEPVEALSGIKHLMRTPRRKAEPLEDLSGIKQLLRTPQQELEAVTDEIALKRLLETPAESKQAVKAVPGVTSARKRPKLRSQPVEDMVGISRIFQTPKEKAQPVENTFGIQRLMKSPKEKYQPVEDFVGLQRLMAEPRQKASDSEVDYAGVTEMFGTPEEMKVRSVNVMDSQGEISPPGSNSNHKHEEKGEVSQGEDCQQKDSAGKEQPTQRARRGRRAVPPAAAKPSENGVSSKELPSPDTQEEMGVITPENKGRARRTRRCIQEVVPKCPDQEGLDVVSSVEPPGAAQRAGRGKRKELKELKPPNEHLESCVEDSSVLQKAPADTKQSLQECGTSETEGDPGTKTGAGNVQSEMWQLQTGLNNPDSKAADSGMEDSGEVLLSPRRRRRGVENTEPVIPPRRGRRARNDQGKAASPGDLHGTTRKLRKDPSPKVSQRQEQHCDKAPEAVTAQESENGTKLELEATERRVKSLRSARNRKHSAEIKADTGGVALENTQNVQKTEETSTETDAETQSHVKNKMKGSQGYETENAQENTTEAAQRLKAESPSAETNKMPVSAQNVEANRARNRRGKKDSLEQKTEEFTENVNSLKPIAPKCKSEVDESSLQDAVGSVCGSAAQGREEQPSPGAPSGPAAHSASPAQGTQRRTRNERGILKAEQTETQQGNPAQNNAVVPRRGRGKKVNFQLEESSSKATEGESLPEGDEGVTDKDNPHESSEIPPSQGRRSRRKQPDSIPQQASPAFMEKQTSSADERRDEAVVQEAGAALGAEDNPPRRGRSREAAAAPQSRSPSVRTRRGLLLEGAAKQVAQSEEENPALGKKTLQAKGNAPARDRRKKKDPAAEASSPTPLLGKCALSETQDEGTREEPSVPLEALSCAKERAPGRGRRKEAALASHTRNSISLRGKRRLATGDGEEAPTEEHNVPLETCDPSGKENQLRRGRRKEIAPLVEAKSSVQGNQVLSKQSGRKNNSREVKQNLDNSSQENLELVKESSRQAATSLALSPTSLQGLPEDGKDRIPEEKSKVLDTAPPAKENPSRMGRKKTTSSTSEETISTSLRGKPNLPRGRGQKRVLQESEDASPEDAPCQGRTRQLRSNRRKVEVSEAATAASPHKSSDLAGKGSALGAQDLSGAPTGSEENQPGQGQEGAPAPQAAPPSRRRRCQLPAEDVPAKKLKSGNDENGSLQRGRRNQTKPGGEDARAAQTTGGMERRTRSSTRTRK, from the exons ATGCCGCGCTATGGAACAATCGTTGTCATTAAAAGGAACGGGACTGATGgaattgtttttcctctcaCCTCAACTTCTTGTTTATTTGGAAG GAAATCAGAATGCGACATCCGCATGCGGCTGCCCTGGGTGTCCAACGAGCACTGCAGAATCGAGGTCAATGAGAACAAGGAG gCAGTCCTGACCAATCTGAGCTCGGTGAACCCCACGCAGCTGAACGGGGCTTGCTTtgagcagcctgtgcccctGAAGCACGGAGATGTGTTAACCATCATCGATCGTTCTTTCAG GTTTGAATATCCTCTGCAATCAACACCGAAAAGGAAGCGTTCCAGGTCTCCAAAAGATGAAACTCTGCAG GTTCTTCATGTTCAGCAGGTGGCAGAAGTGGAATTATTACCCAAACAACCTCCAGGAGCTAAAAGTCTTGATGCTTCAG aaagcaaagcaaatgctgagtgtgaagaaaaaaatgccaatgaaaagaaacaaactccAGAGAAAAATCTTCCTGAAGCTTTCCCTGTCAAACTCCAAACACCCAAATCTTCACAGAGAATACATCATGttcttaaaaagcaaaatgaaatgtCTCCCTTTAGTAAACTCTATGAAAGAGTGAAAAATGAGCTGAAAGTGGAAAAACCTCTGCACAGGAGAAGTTCCTCTCGGCCAGCCACAAAAGGAGACCCTGGGAGCGTTCTGCCAGAACCAAGTGCCCCCATTTCATCCCAGAGTTGTCCTTTTGATCTGGGCAGCCTGGCTAAAAGAAAGGAATCAGGCAGGatggaaaatattgaaaaatgtgTAATTGtgagaagagaagaagaaaacagcCCAGGGTTTAAGCAGCTGTCAGCTGGGGGGAGAACTCCCAGGAAGAGTTTTACCAGGAGTCCTCAAGGTCCCACTTCAAAGGAGGTGTCAGGAGAGAGCAGTCAGGGTTCATTGCAGGATCCCAAGGGATTGAGGACACCAGGCACTTCCAGAGGTGCTGCAGTTACACCCAGACCCAGCAAGGAGCACCACAGCAGCtcgctggtgctgctggagcagtgctCCATAGAAAGGTTTGAGTGCCCAGTTCAGAGGGCagtgtgcagccccagcagctgcagtgctgctgcagcagctcccccgAGGAGGAGTCCTCGCTCtgctcctgtgtcacctcccagaGGGAGCTCTGGAGTGAGCCCTGGGAATCCTGGCGCTCCAGGGACCCCACGGCGTGGGTCCCTCAAGCTGAAGCCACTTCCAGAgatcccagctgcagctccaagggAAGATCCAGCGTGCAGAGCTGAGGACACGCAGCTGCCTTTGCCAGAAGAGAAAAGCTTAAAGCCAAGACGAAACAGCAAACAACAAACACCAGGAAAACCTGCCCAGGAGGTGCTGAAGGAAATCTGGGATCAGGCAAACCTGGAGAACTCAGAGGTGGGACATTGTGAAACCCCTGCCTCTCTCTCTGATTCCAAGAGTcccagaagaagcagcagggaaagTAAAGAATTCTTGGACAAAAGTGCCCATTCAGAGGCATTGGCTGCAGAGGAGATGTTGGCATCTCCTGCTGGTCAGACACctggaaggaaaagggggaggCAAAGGAGCTCTGGAGGGCTGGCTGAAACAGCACTGCAGGCAaacactgctttggagcagcaCAATTCAGGCAGAAAAGCCAGgggagctccagcagagctggccaTGGGCAGGAGTCACCAAAACCAGGGTTTGGAAGTCACCAGTGCTACAAGACCTCGGAGACCATCAGGCAGGAGATctcctggaagtgctgctgagctgggagacACTGAGCCTGGCTCAGAAACCAAAACTTTGGGCCTCTTGCATGGGGAAGACTCAG GCAAGACAAAAAGAATCTCTCAGAAGAGGAAAAGTGGTGAAATGCTCCCTCAGGCTTTGGGCAAAAGGAAGAGAGTGTCCTTTGGTGGCCATCTGAGCCCAGAACTCTTTGATAAAAGTTTGCCTCCCAACTCTCCCCTGAAAAGAggagccctccctgccaggaggagctTACCCCATGGAAACTCTCCTCGGGCTGTGCTCAAAAAGGCTCAGAGCTTGAAGCACTTGATAGATCAG gaaGAGAAAAAGTCACCCAAGAattgcccagcccagcagcccccaggtgcctcaccccctgtgccagcccccagAACCCCTGCGGGCTCTCCAGCCCCCTTCAGGAAAGGGCGAGTCTCCATCTCCCACACCCCCACTCCATTCCTGATTGCAGAGGAGAAGGATGCTGGCACACAGGGCTTGGATCCCGAGGGGAAGAGTGGTGCCCAAGGGAGAACCCccaaatctgctgctgctgcccaggatgCCAAAGCCTCGGGGGCAGCGAcgcctgccagctcagccagaggtgcccagctgtgcctgaagggctctgccaggaggagcagaggtggggctgtggctgtcaTCAGTGCCAAGAGGAGAAGTGGTGCCTCCAGTGCCAATTTATTAG TTGCAAAATCTTGGGCAGAAGTGGTAAAACTGGGAGTTGCAAGACCACAGCCAAAGACTGCTAAAAAAACTGTCCGTAAAGGAAAAGCCCTGAAGAGATTAAACCACCCACCAAAG actccagagaggaaaataaaaggtcaCTTCAGCACAGGTCATGCAGAGTCACCTGCTACCATAGTTGTAGGTAGAGCTTATTCCACCACAGTCAGGTCAGCTGGACAGGTCCCTAAAGTGGTAAAAAATCCCAAGCTGAAGCTAAACATGGACATGGATGAAAGTTTCACAG GGGTGCCTGAAAtgttccaaaccccaaaaactcagGGAGGAAGAACTCTTcctttggctgctgctcagaATGCTGATGTTACACCCCCATGGGCTGCGGGGGACATTTCTGACTTGCACACTCCTGAGGAATCTG GAGAGATGCTGGTGTCACCATTAAATAATTCAGATGCTtcagagcagaagcaagagAGTCCAGGCATATTCCACCTTCTGAGAGAGGAGTCATCTCCATCTATGTTTGATGAAACAGCCACAAAAACTcctgaaaagagaaaagctgtgcaCAAAGATACTGTGGGTAGTTTGGCAGTAACTCCAGCAAAACCAGCATCTCTGGTGAAGTCAGCAAGTAAAAGAAGGACTCCAAAGCAGAAAGTGGAGCCACTTGAGGTCATGTCAAGCAAAAGGAAGATTTTAAGGACCCCTGAGCAAAGGTCAGAACCAGGAGAGGTTTTGTCAGGTATCAAGAGACTCATGAAGACCCCAAGGCAGAAGTCTGAGCCTGTAGAGGTTCTGTCAGGCATCAAACAACTCTGGAAGACCCCAGATCAGAAATTGGAGCCTACAGAGGTTTTGTCAGGCATCAAACACCTCTTGAAAACCCCAAAGCAGAAACTGGAGCCTGTAGTGGTTCTGTCAGGCATCAAGCAGCTCTTGAAGACCCCAGATCAGAAGTTGGAGCCTGTAGAGGTTTTGTCAGGCATCAGACACCTCTTGAAGACCCCAAAGCAGAAGATGGAGCCTGTAGAGGTTCTGTCAGGCATCAAGCAGCTCTTGAAGACCCCAGATGAGAAGTTGGAACCTGTAGAGGTTTTGTCAGGCACCAAGCACCTCTTGAAAACCCCAGATCAGAAGTTGGAGCCTGTAGAGGTTTTGTCAGGCATCAGACACCTCTTGAAGACCCCAAAGCAGAAGTTGAAGCCTGCAGAGGTTCTTTCAGGCATCAAACAGCTCTTGAAGACCCCAAAGCAGAAACTGCAGCCTGTAGAGGCTTTGTCAGGCATCAAGCATCTCATGAGGACCCCAAAGCAGAAACTGGAGCCTGTAGAGGTTCTGCCAGATATCAAGCACCTCTTGAAAACCCCGAAGGAGAAGTTGGAGCCTGTGGAGGCTTTGTCAGGCATCAAGCACCTCATGAGGACCCCACGGCGGAAGGCAGAGCCACTGGAGGACCTGTCAGGCATTAAGCAGCTCCTGAGGACCCCTCAGCAAGAGCTGGAAGCAGTCACAGATGAAATTGCCTTGAAAAGGTTGCTGgagactccagcagagagcaagcAAGCAGTGaaagctgtgccaggtgtgACTTCAGCCAGGAAAAGGCCAAAGCTGAGATCCCAGCCCGTGGAGGACATGGTTGGCATCAGCCGCATTTTCCAGACACCAAAGGAGAAGGCGCAGCCTGTGGAAAACACGTTTGGGATTCAGAGATTGATGAAGTCTCCTAAAGAGAAATATCAACCAGTTGAGGATTTTGTGGGGCTACAGAGGCTCATGGCAGAACCCAGGCAGAAAGCTTCTGATTCTGAAGTGGACTACGCTGGTGTGACTGAAATGTTTGGTACCCCAGAGGAAATGAAG gTCAGATCAGTAAATGTTATGGATTCTCAGGGAGAAATTTCACCTCCTGGTTCTAATTCCAATCATAAACATG aagagaaaggagaagttTCCCAAGGTGAAGATTGCCAACAGAAGGACTCAGCTGGTAAAGAGCAGCCTACCCAGAGAGCCAGAAGGGGCAGGAGGGCTgtgcctcctgctgcagcaaagccaAGTGAAAATGGTGTGAGTTCAAAGGAGTTGCCAAGTCCTGACACCCAAGAGGAGATGGGAGTGATCACACCTGAAAACAAGGGAAGAGCAAGGAGGACAAGGCGTTGCATACAAGAAGTTGTTCCGAAGTGCCCTGATCAGGAAGGGCTTGACGTTGTTTCATCTGTGGAaccacctggagctgctcagagagcagggagaggtaAAAGGAAAGAGCTGAAGGAGTTAAAACCTCCAAATGAACATCTGGAGTCTTGTGTGGAAGATTCCTCAGTGCTACAAAAAGCACCTGCAGATACCAAACAGAGTTTGCAGGAGTGTGGCACCAGTGAGACTGAAGGTGATCCAGGCACAAAGACAGGAGCTGGAAATGTTCAGAGTGAAATGTGGCAGCTGCAAACAGGTTTAAATAACCCTGATAGCAAAGCTGCAGACAGTGGGATGGAGGACAGTGGGGAAGTGCTCCTGTCACCGAGGAGGAGGCGCAGAGGagtggagaacacagagccagtgATTCCACCAAGGAGAGGGAGACGAGCAAGGAATGACCAAGGTAAAGCAGCTTCCCCAGGAGACCTTCATGGAACAACCAGAAAGCTTCGTAAAGACCCATCCCCAAAGGTTTCACAGAGACAGGAGCAGCATTGTGACAAAGCTCCTGAGGCTGTCACTGCACAAGAATCTGAAAATGGCACTAAACTTGAACTAGAGGCAACAGAGAGAAGAGTTAAGTCTCTTAGAAGTGCTAGAAACAGAAAGCACtcagctgaaataaaagcagacaCTGGTGGGGTCGCACTTGAAAATACACAAAACGTTCAGAAAACTGAGGAAACATCAACTGAAACTGATGCTGAAACACAATCCCACGTGAAAAATAAGATGAAAGGATCTCAGGgatatgaaacagaaaatgctCAGGAAAATACAACAGAGGCAGCTCAAAGATTAAAGGCAGAGTCACCTTCTGCAGAGACAAACAAAATGCCAGTCAGTGCTCAGAACGTGGAAGCAAACAGGGCTAGAAACAGGAGAGGCAAAAAAGACTCTTTGGAGCAAAAAACTGAGGAATTTACGGAAAACGTGAACAGCCTAAAACCAATTGCTCCCAAATGTAAGTCAGAAGTGGATGAGTCTTCTCTGCAGGACGCTGTGGGCTCTGTTTGTGGcagtgcagcccagggcagggaggagcagcccagcccaggtgccccatcaggccctgctgcacacagtgCCAGTCCTGCTCAGGGCACTCAGAGGAGGACCAGGAATGAACGGGGAATCCTTAAAGCAGAGCAAACCGAAACCCAGCAGGGCAATCCAGCACAAAATAATGCAGTGGTGCCTAGAAGAGGAAGAGgtaaaaaagttaattttcagCTTGAAGAAAGCAGTTCCAAAGCAACTGAAGGAGAAAGTTTACCTGAGGGTGATGAAGGGGTGACTGACAAAGATAATCCACATGAGAGTTCCGAAATTCCTCCTTcacagggaaggaggagcaggagaaagCAACCTGATTCCATCCCACAACAAGCTAGTCCTGCCTTTAtggaaaaacaaacatcaaGTGCAGATGAAAGGCGAGACGAGGCTGTtgtgcaggaggcaggagcagctttgggagcAGAGGACAATCCACCCAGGCGGGGCCGGAGCCGTGAGGCGgccgcagccccacagagcagaTCTCCCTCTGTCAGAACCAGGCGTGGGCTGCTCCTGGAAGGTGCTGCCAAACAGGTGGCACAGAGTGAAGAGGAAAATCCAGCTCTGGGGAAGAAAACTCTACAGGCAAAAGGGAATGCACCAGCAAgggacagaaggaaaaagaaggatccagcagcagaggcaagTAGTCCAACTCCTCTCCTGGGAAAATGTGCCCTGTCAGAGACTCAAGATGAAGGTACTCGGGAAGAACCAAGTGTGCCTTTGGAAGCACTGTCCTGTGCCAAGGAGAGGGCACCAGGAAGGGGCAGAAGGAAAGAAGCTGCTCTGGCATCACACACAAGGAATTCCATCTCTCTTCGAGGGAAGCGCAGGTTGGCCACAGGTGATGGAGAAGAAGCTCCCACAGAAGAGCACAATGTTCCCTTAGAAACTTGTGATCCatctggaaaggaaaatcaactgagaagaggcaggaggaaggaaattGCCCCCTTGGTAGAAGCCAAAAGTTCTGTTCAGGGAAACCAGGTCCTGTCAAAACAAAGTGGTAGGAAAAATAACAGTAGGGAAGTTAAACAGAATTTGgacaattcttcccaagaaaaTTTGGAGCTTGTAAAAGAGAGCTCGAGGCAAGCAGCCACTTCACTGGCTCTTAGTCCCACCTCACTTCAGGGTTTGCCAGAAGATGGTAAAGACAGAattcctgaagaaaaaagtaaagTTTTGGACACAGCTCCACCTGCAAAAGAAAATCCATCAAGAATGGGCAGGAAGAAAACAACTTCTTCCACTTCTGAAGAAACAATTTCCACTTCTCTCAGGGGAAAACCCAACCTGCCCAGAGGCAGAGGTCAGAAGAGGGTTCTTCAAGAAAGTGAAGATGCATCTCCAGAAGATGCCCCATGCCAAGGAAGAACAAGGCAGTTGAGAAGCAATAGGAGGAAGGTGGAGGTGTCAGAGGCAGCTACTGCTGCTTCTCCCCACAAAAGCAGTGACTTGGCAGGAAAGGGCAGCGCTCTGGGAGCTCAGGATTTGAGTGGAGCTCCCACTGGTTCTGAAGAGAATCAGCCAGGACAAGGCCAGGAGGGTGCCCCTGCTCCACAGGCAGCTCCCCCCTCTCGCAGGAGGAggtgccagctgccagcagaggaTGTGCCAGCCAAAAAACTAAAATCAG GGAATGATGAAAATGGGTCTCTccaaagaggaagaagaaaccaAACTAAACCTGGAGGAGAGGATGCACGGGCAGCTCAGACCActggagggatggagaggaggaCAAGATCCAGCACAAGAACAAGGAAATAG